GACGCAGATGGACGAGGCGACCCAGCAGAATGCCGCGCTGGTCGAACAGGCCGCGGCTGCCGCGGCGTCGCTGGAGGAGCAGGCGGCTGCGCTTGACGGCGCGGTTGCGGTGTTCCGAATGACCGAACCGCTGAATTCTCCGAGCGAGCAGACCGGCAGGCGGACTGTGGCGGTTTCCGGACTTTCGACCGCTTGCGCATGACGATGCCCGCGTCATCGATGCGACCTGCTACCGGCAAAGCCAGGGCAGCGCAACCTGTGAGGTGATTGAAGGTCCAAGCGGAAGAGAGTGCTGTGCCAGGAGGTGCGAAATGGACACTCGATCGATGCTGCGCGCGGTTGCGGCCGTTTTGCTCGGAGGAATGGTTCTCTTTGGCATCGGCGGTTGCGACGCGTTGAGCGGGCCGCCCGCGCTGGAATGGCCGGGTCCACACGCACCGTATCCCTTCCCTGACGATGTTCCGCATCGAACGTCGTGATTCCAGCGACGCCCTCAGGAAGTGAACGCGTTCCTTCGACAGCGACTGGCGTGGTCAAGTTTGCGGAGATAGACGCGGCCACGTGACATCACATCGGTATCCTGATCAAAATTCTTTCGCTGAAGCTTCATTCCCCCTCCGGCAGTATCGCGTTGCGATGCGGTGCTTCAGCGCTTCGCAACGGGCTGAAATCTCGGCCTCATTCTCTGCGCGAATTCTGAACTCTCAGATCGGGCCGATTGCCTGGCCGATCACTCAACCCGGCGACATAAAAAAGTGCATTGAATCAACGATTTGCATTGTGATCGCTCGGGGTCGCATTTTGGCACGGTGTTTGCTCAATTCCACCCTTCTAACACCCAGCTCGTAACGGCCGCAGTCCCACGACGCGCCGGACACCGTATCGAAACGCGATGGCGCTACAAGAGCCCGCCGCGCCAAATCAAGGAGACATGCTTTGTCGACAACTTCACACTCGTCGGACCATTCACGGCCGGCCCCCGCGCAGCGAACCGAAAACGCCACCCGATTCTGGCCCGAAGGCTGGTGGAAGCTGATGGAATATAGAATCGGCATCATCCCGTTGCCGGTCTATTTCATTCTTCTCGCGTTGATCACCGGGTTTGCGGTGACGGGCAAGATCCCGGGCGAGATTTCAATGGCGATCGCCGTGCTCGCGTTCTTCGGCTTCACCTGCGCCGAGCTGGGCAAGCGTCTGCCGCTTCTGCGCAATGTCGGCGCGGCTGCGATCTGCGCGACGTTCGTGCCTTCCGCTCTCACTTACTATCATCTGTTGCCAAAGCCGATTCTCGGCCTCACGACCGAGTTCACGAAGTCGACCAACTTCCTTTATCTGTTCATCGCGTCGATCATCGTCGGCAGCATTCTCAGCATGGACCGGCGCGTGCTGATCAAGGGCTTCCTCAAGATCTTCGTGCCGCTCGCACTGGGCTCGATGGCCGCATGCATCGTTGGAATTGCAGTCGGCTCGGCATTCGGACTCGGCGTTCGCCATACGCTGCTGTACATCGTCGTGCCGATCATGGCAGGGGGTGTCGGTGAAGGCGCTATTCCGCTGTCGGTTGGCTATTCGGAAATCATGCATCTGCCGCAGGGCGATCTGTTTGCCCAGGTGTTGCCGCCCGTGATGCTCGGCAGCCTCACCGCCATTGTTTTCTCCGGCGCGCTGGACATGCTCGGTAAGCGATTTCCCCATCTCACCGGCGAGGGGCGCCTGCAAGTGGGCGAGACGGACGAAATGGACCCCGTCCAGGAGGAGATTCGCGGCCATGTTGACGTGACGCATATCGCAGCAGCCGGTATCACGGCGATCACGCTTTACCTGCTCGGCTTGATGTGCCGCAATCTCTTCGGTGTGCCCGCACCGGTCGCCATGCTGTTTCTCGCGGTGCTGGTCAAACTGGCGCGCGCGGTCTCGCCGCCATTGCAGGAGGGCGCGTTCGTCGTCTACAAGTTCTTTTCGACCGCTGTGACGTATCCGCTGCTGTTCGCGATCGGCGTCGCGATGACGCCGTGGGACAAGTTGATCGCTGCATTCACGCTGGCCAACATCGTGACGATCGTCGCGACGGTGGCGACGCTGATGGGCACCGGCTTTCTGGTTGCTCGCAAGCTAAAGATGTACCCTATCGACACAGCGATCGTGAATGCATGTCACAGCGGCCAGGGCGGCACCGGCGACGTCGCGATCCTGACGGCGGCGAACCGGATGCAACTGATGCCCTTCGCGCAGATCGCCACGCGCATCGGCGGCGCCATCGTCGTCACGCTGACGCTGATCGTGCTCGCGCATATCGGATGACGGCTCGCGATTCGGTGCGGCGCAATGGCCGCGCAGCGCAAGCTGCCGGCTCTTCAGCTGGGGTGCGGGACTCACGCGCTCCGGTTCGTCGGGCATCGGAGATTCGCGAGGTTGAACATCAAGTGAGAATAAGAGGCATACCGCTGTGGGGATGGGCGGTCGCGGCTCTGCTGTATGTCGGCGTGGCTGCAGCGACGGCTCACTTCGCGTGGAATCGCGCAATCGATGAACTCACCGAGGCTGGCGCGCATCAGCTCGATCTGTACGGCGCGAGCCTGAAAAGCGAGCTGGGGCGCTTCGAGATGATGCCCGCCATCGTCGCCCGCCAGGACAGCGTCCGCGCGCTGCTTAACGCTGGGCCGCGCGCCGCGCCGGAACTCGTGCACACGGTCAATACTTATCTCGAAGCGGTGAATCAGGAGGCCGGGAGCGTGGCCGTGGACGTCATCGACCTGCAGGGTTCCGTGATTGCCGCGAGCAACTGGAATCAGGCAGTCAGCTTTGTCGGCACCAACGTCTCGTACCGGCCTTACTTCAAGGACGCCCTCGCGTACGGCGCCGGTCGTTTCTTCGGCATCGGCACTAACACGGGCATCCCTGGGCTGTATTTCGCAAGCGCCGTGCGCGAGGCCGGCAAGCCAATCGGCGCCGCGGCAGTCAAGGTCAGTGTCGACGAACTCGAATCGGCGTGGCGAAGACCGGGCGAGGCCGCGATGGTGATCGACGGCAACGGCGTGATCGTCATCTCGACGGTGCCGGAATGGAAATTCACCGCGTTGCGGCCCATCACCGCGCAGCAGCAACGCGAGATTCAGGCTTCGCGGCAATACGCGGGCCGCAGTGTCGAGGCACTTCGATACCGTCGCGTGGGCGACTGGGGAACGACGGCCTGGTTCGGGCGCTTTCCGGACCCGCGCGGTTCCGGACATACAACGCCTTATCTCGTGATGTCGCGGCCGGCCCCGCAGGCGGGTGATTCGATCATGGTGCTGCTCGACGTCGCCGGCGCGCGCCGTCAACAGCAGCTCGCGCTCGGCTTCGTGACCGGCGGTTTCCTGATCGCCGGGCTCTACGTCCTGTACGCAATGCAGCGGCGCCGGACGATCGCGGAAAAACTCAAGGCGCAGGACGCGTTGCGCCGCGCCAATGACGACCTGGAGATGACAGTCGCGCAACGGACGGCGGCGCTGACGATCGCGAACGAACGCATGCAGCAGGAGATCGCCGAGCGCAAACGAACCGAGCAGCGCCTGCGCGAATCGCAGCAGGAGGTCGTGCATGCGGGCAAGCTGGCCGTGCTTGGGCAGATGGCAGCGGGCCTCACGCACGAGTTGAGTCAGCCGCTCGTCGCGATCCGCACGCTCTGCGACAACGCCCGCACATTTTTCGAACGGAATCAGCCGGCGCCCGCGATGGCCAATCTCGAGCGCATTTCGCGGCTCGTCGACAGCATGGCCGTGCTGACCGGAGAGCTGAAGGCTTTTGCGCGCAAGCCGGTGGTCGAGCGTGTCGCGGTGTCGCTCAATGAAGCCGTGGCGCACGCGGGGCTCATCTACGAAGCGCGGATCCGCGACGAAGCGGTGCAGCTCGACGTGAAGATCCCGCTTGGTACGACCGTGTGCGCGGAAGCGAGCCAGTTGCAGCAGGTGATCGTCAATCTGCTCGGCAATGCGCTCGATGCGGTGCGCAACCAGGACAAGCGTGTCATCACGCTCGAAGCAGTGAAGTCGGGCGAGGAGGGCCGTGTGCTCTTCTCGATTGCCGACAGCGGCACGGGCATTGCGCAGGAAGTGCTCGATCACCTGTTCGAACCGTTCGTCACGACCAAGCCGCGAGGCCACGGCCTGGGGCTGGGTCTCGCGATTACGTCGCGCATCGTCGAAGCGTTCGGCGCGAAGATCTGCGCCGCCAATCGTGAGGAAGGCGGCGCGCAGTTCAGTATCGAATTTGCATCGGTGACGTCGCAGCAGCAAACGTCTTGCATGGGACCAGAGTCGGAGACACCACATGGGAGATGAGATTCGAGTCCTCGTCGTCGAGGACGATGAGAACGTCCGGTTCGGCGTCCAACAGGCCGTCGAACTCGCGGGATTGAGCGTAAACGCTTACGAGTCGGCGGCGGACGCGCTCACCGAAGTCGCCCCCGGTGCGCCGCTCGTGATCGTATCGGACCTGAGGATGCCGGGGATCGACGGCATGCAACTGCTCGATAAAGTGATGGCGATCGACGCGCAGATCCCCGTCGTTCTGATCAGCGGGCATGCGGACATATCGACGGCAGTGGGTGCGATGCAGGTCGGCGCCTACGACTTTATCGAAAAGCCGTTCTCGTCCGACCATATCGCACGCAGGGTGGCCCGCGCCGTCGAGAAGCGCCGCCTGACTCTCGAAGTGCAAGGCTTGCGAGCCGTACTCGACAACTGGCAGGGCATCGAAGCATTGGTTCTCGGCAAGTCGCAGGCGATGGCCGAAGTGCGCAAGAAGATCCTGCGTCTCGCCGATACTTCAGTATCGGTGCTGATCACCGGCGAGACGGGCACGGGCAAGGAGTTGATCGCGCGTAGCCTGCACGACTTCGGCGGCAGGCGTGACAAGCATTTCGTCGCGCTCAACTGCGGCGGCTTGCCGGAACAGATCTTCGAGAGCGAGTTGTTCGGCCATGAAGCCGGAGCATTCACCGGCGCGATCAGGAAGCGCATCGGCAAGATCGAATGGGCCCATGGCGGGACGCTCTTTCTCGACGAAATCGAAACCATGCCGGTGTCGTTGCAGATCAAGATGCTGCGGGTGCTTCAGGAACGCACGGTCGAGCGTCTGGGTGCAAACGAGTCGATCCCGGTCGATTGCAGGATCGTTGCGGCGTCGAAGGCGGATCTTCTTGCGCTTTCGACAGAGGGACTCTTTCGCTCCGACCTGCTTTATCGTTTGAATGTCGCGCAGATCGAGCTGCCGCCTTTGCGGGAACGTCGCGAAGACGTGCCTTTGCTGTTCGAGCATTTCGTGCTCGCAGCCGCGCGCCGGTTTGGACAGCCCGCGCCCATCGTGTCCGCCTCGCAGCTCTCAGAACTGATGACGCACCCGTGGCGCGGCAACGTGCGCGAATTGCAGAACGTCGCGGACCGCTTCGTGCTCGGCCTGACCGGCGACAGCCTGTTGGCGCCGGGCGGCAACGCGAGCAAAGGCGGAACCCTTGCCGAGCAGCTCGCTTACTTCGAGCGGATGCTGATCGAAGACATGCTGCGGCGTCATAACGGCAATGTCGCACAAGCCAGCGTCGAACTGGGCACGCCGAAGAAGACGCTCTATCACAAGCTTCGCCAGCTCAGGATTGCAGCTCGTGACGTGCCGGGCGAAGAGAGCGAAGTCGACAGGCAATCACCAGGAGGCGAGTAGCGCAAGCATGGATCGGATACAGCTGACAACACATGAACCTATCGAGGGTTACCTGATCAAGGGCATGACGCACGCACAAAAGACGTTCCGGCCGGGCGACTGGCCCGAGCGTCTGACCGGTGTCATCACGCTGTTCGTCGGTGAACGGCGGCCCGGCATTCATATCGCCTGCACGCGCCTCGCGATGCCTGTGGTCGACTCCGGGCTCAAATGCCTTTTCGTTTCGGACGACTTGCGGTCCATCTGCCCCGATGCATTCGAGTTTGTGATGCGATTTGCGAAGGACAACGATTTGCCGGTCGACGTCCGTCGCGCGCAAGAGCCTCCACCCAGCGATGCCTCGTCCCCATCGCCTGGAGATAGTGCTGATGCACCAGCGCTGTGCGTCTGCGCGTCAAAACAAGTCGTCCCGGCGGAGATAGACACCGCGTAGTACGGCGGTCTTTGCCCCGGAAAGGCCGCAAACTCAATATTCGTCCTGCATGGCATGGCCTTTGCATATTGCTGATGCAAAGGATCAAAGGCGATCCCTCCTCATTGCAGTTCATAGCAGCACCCTGACAACGAGCTTTGGACAACGGCGTCCCCTGGAACCAGTCATCCGACCGGTTCTGCGGGACGCTTTTTTTGTTTGTGGAACGACGATGGCCAACAAAGCAATCCGGATAGACCTTTTCAGTCTGCGCACGCCCCCGATGCGCGCCTTCCACCTGACGTGGATGGCGTTCTTCGTCTGCTTCTTCGCGTGGTTCGCGTGTGCGCCGTTGATGCCGGTCATCAAGCGCGAGTTCGGGCTGTCCGCCGACCAGGTCGCCAACATCAATATCGCCGCGGTCGCCGTCACGATCCTGGTGCGCCTAGTGATCGGTCCGATGTGCGACCGCTATGGGCCGCGCAAGGTCTATTCCGCTCTGCTGGTGGCGGGCGCGTTTCCCGTGCTCGGCGCCGCGCTGTCCACCGGCTATGAAAGCTTCCTGTTGTGCCGCCTGCTCATCGGCGCGGTGGGCGCCTGCTTCGTCATCAGCCAGTACCACACCTCGATGATGTTCGCGCCGAATGTCGTTGGCACCGCCAACGCGGCGACGGCAGGGTGGGGCAATACCGGAGCCGGCGCCGCGCAGGCGCTCGTGCCGCTGCTGCTGGCGGCGGCCATCATGCTCGGCATAGAACAGTCGTCAGCGTGGCGCCTCGCGCTGCTTGTTCCGGCGCTCGCGATGCCGGTCATGGCCGCGTTCTACTGGCGCTTCACGCAGGACTGCCCGCAAGGCAACTTCGCAGCACTGCGCGCGCGCGGCATCGTCATCGACGGCGGCAAGAAGGGCGGCTGGGCGAGCTTTCGCGCGGCCTGCGCGAACTATCGCGTGTGGATGCTGTTCATCACGTACGCGGCGTGCTTCGGCGTCGAGGTATTTTTTCACAACATCGCCGCGATCTATTACGTCGACCATTTCCACCTGTCGCTGAAGGCGGCGGGCCTCGCCGCCGGCAGCTTCGGGCTGCTCGCACTGTTCGCCCGCGCGTTGGGCGGCTGGCTGTCGGACCAGACGGCTGCGCGTCGGGGCCTCGGCGTCCGCACGACCCTGCTATGCGCGCTGATGGTCGGCGAAGGTCTCGGCCTCGTGTGCTTTGCGCACACGAACAGCATTGCCTCGGGCCTGCTCGCCATGCTGGTTTTTGGCCTGTTCACCCACATGGCCTGCGGCGCGACCTACGCGCTGGTCCCGTTCATCGACCGTAAGGCGTTGGGTGGTGTGGCCGGCATCATCGGCGCCGGCGGCAATGTCGGCGCGGTCGCTGCGGGCTTTCTGATGAAGGGCGTCGGCAGTATCCAGCAGACACTCGCGATGCTCGGCGTGCTTGTCACGCTGTCCGCTCTGTGCGCGCTGGCGGTGCGCTTCAGCGGCGAGCACAAGGCGCGCGAAGCGGCGCTGCGCGAGCGCGCGCTGGCCGCCGCCAGTAGCCAAGGCGTGACGAATTGATGGGCGCTTTTTCGTGCTCGCGCGGATGCCTGGCGGCGGACGCGCGTCGTCTGTGAAAGCAGGGCACTCAAGGACAGGCTGCACGGAGAAGGTGCTGCGCCGCACCATCATCGCGCTCTGCTGCATCAGAATGCATCAAGGCGCGTTGAGCGCAAGCGCGGTGCAAAACGCCGTTTAGCCGTGCGGGGCGCGCCACGGCAGCGGGCTTGTCCTCCTATGGCATGGTGCTTGCGTGAAAGATGCTGCGGATCAACGGCGGTCCGGCCAGCATGCAGCAAAAAGTCTCTCTTTAGATCACTGGTTTTTGGACAACGGCGTCCCCCGAATTCAGTCGCACTTGCGATTGCATCCGCGGGACGCCTTTTTATTTGCCGGACAAATCATGCCGCGAACCGCGTTGGAAATGGATGAAACTCCCGTCACGAACGTTGTCGTGATTGGCCACGGGATGGTGGGTCACAAGCTTCTCGAATGTCTGGTCGACGACTCGCGCGCCGCGCTGCACATCACGGTGCTGTGCGAAGAACCGCGTCCCGCTTACGACCGCGTGCACCTGTCCGAGTTCTTTTCCGGCAAGTCCGCGGATGACCTGTCGCTCGTCAAGCCGGGCTTCTTCGAGCGTGAGAACGTGCTGCTCAGGCTCGACACGAAGGCGGTCTCGATCGACCGGGAAGCCCACACGGTGAGCCTCTCGACCGGCGAGACGCTGTCTTACGACAAACTCGTCCTCGCCACCGGTTCCTCGCCGTTCGTTCCGCCGATGGCAGGCAGCGATCGTCAGGACTGCTTTGTCTATCGCACCATCGAAGATCTCGAAGCGATGCAGGCATGCGGCGCGCGGGCGAAGTCGGGGGTCGTGGTGGGCGGCGGCCTGCTCGGCCTCGAGTGCGCGAAGGCGCTGCACGACATGGGACTGGCTGCGCATGTCGTCGAGTTTGCGCCGCGTCTGATGGCAGTGCAGGTCGATGAAGGCGGCGGACAGATGCTGCGCGGCAAGATCGAGGAACTGGGCGTGCAGGTCCACACCGGCAAGCATACGCTCGCGATCGTCGACGGCGAGTCGGGCACGCACCGCATGCAGTTCGCCGACGGCACGCATCTCGACACCGACATGATCGTGTTCTCCGCCGGCATCCGTCCGCGCGACGAGATCGCGCGCGCATGCGGCCTCGAACTGGGTCCGCGCGGGGGCATCGCGATCGATGCGAGCTGCCGCACCAGCGATCCCGACATCTACGCGATCGGCGAATGTGCTGCGTGGAACGGCATGGTGTACGGGCTCGTCGCGCCAGGTTATGACATGGCGCGCGTGGCGGCGAAGCATCTGCTCGGCGACGACGCGGGCTTCGCCGGCGCGGACATGAGCACCAAGCTCAAGCTGATGGGCGTGGACGTCGCCAGCATCGGCGATGCGCACGGCAGGACGCCGGGCAGCCGCTCGTACCAGTTCAGCGACGAACGCAAACAGGTCTACAAGAAGCTGGTGGTGTCCGAGTGCGGCAAGCAGCTTCTCGGTGCCGTGATGGTGGGCGACGCGACCGAATACGGCACGCTGCTGCAGATGATGCTCAACAGCATCGAGCTGCCCGAAGCACCGGAATTCCTGATCCTGCCGCAAAGCGACGGCAACGCCAGGCCCGGACTCGGCGTCGACGCGCTGCCCGAGGCCGCGCAGATCTGCTCGTGCAACAACGTTTCCAAAGGCGAAATCTGCGCCGCCGTGTGCGCGGGCGCGACCGACATCGGCGCGCTCAAGTGCGCGACCACCGCCGGCACGTCGTGCGGCGGCTGCGTGCCGCTCGTCACGCAGGTGATGAAGGCCGAGATGAAGAAGCAGGGTCTCGCGGTCAACAACCACCTGTGCGAGCACTTCCCGTACTCGCGGCAGGAGCTGTATCACATCGTGCGCGTCGAGCGCGTGAAGACCTTTGGCGAGTTGCTGGCGAAGCATGGCCATGGTCTCGGCTGCGACATCTGCAAGCCGGCGGTGGCCGGCATCCTGGCTTCGTGCTGGAACGAGTTCGTGCTGAAGAAGGAACACGCGAGCCTGCAGGACTCGAACGACTACTACCTCGCGAACATCCAGCGTGACGGCACGTATTCGGTGGTGCCGCGCATGCCGGGCGGCGAAGTCACGCCCGAAGGTCTGATCGCCGTCGGCCAGGTCGCGAAGAAATACGGCCTCTATACGAAGATCACCGGGGGCCAGCGGGTCGATCTGTTCGGCGCGCGCGTCGATCAACTGCCGCTGATCTGGGAAGAGCTGATCGCCGCCGGTTTCGAATCGGGTCACGCGTACGGCAAGTCGCTGCGCACGGTGAAGTCGTGCGTCGGCTCGACGTGGTGCCGCTACGGCGTCGGCGATTCGGTGGGGCTCGCCGTTGCGATGGAAAACCGCTACAAGGGCTTGCGCTCGCCGCACAAGCTCAAGTTCGGCGTGTCGGGCTGCACCCGCGAATGCGCGGAAGCGCAGGGCAAGGACGTCGGCATCATCGCCACCGAGAAGGGCTGGAACCTCTACGTGTGCGGCAACGGCGGCATGAAGCCGCGTCACGCCGAACTGCTCGCGTCGGATTTGGACCGCGAGACGCTGGTGCGCTACATCGACCGCTTCCTGATGTTCTACGTGCGTACCGCCGACCGTCTGCAACGCACCAGCGTGTGGCGCGACAACCTCGAAGGCGGCCTCGACTACCTGATCGACGTCGTCGTGCACGACAAGCTGGGACTTGCTGTGGAGCTGGAAGCGGAAATGCAGCACGTGATCGACACCTACGAGTGCGAGTGGAAGAGGGCGGTGACCGATCCCGAGACGCGCAAGCGCTTCCGTCATTTCGTCAACAGCGACAAGCTCGACGAGAACGTGAGCTTCGTCGAGGAGCGTGGCCAGATTCGCCCCGCGACGCCGCAAGAGCGGCAAGCGAGGCAGATCCCGATCCCCGTAGTCGTCGAAACCGCCTGACCCTTCACCACAACCTGATGTGAGGAACCCAGCATGAGCAACGATCAGACTTCACAATCCTGGATGCCCGTGTGCGCGCTCGACGACATCGTTCCGAATACCGGTGTCTGCGCGCTGGTGAATGGCGAGCAGGTTGCGGTTTTTCATGTCGCGCACGGTGATGGCGGCGTGTTCGCGATCGACAACTTCGATCCTGGTTCGCACGCGGCAGTTCTGTCGCGCGGACTGATCGGCAGCCTCGGCGAGCGCATCGTGGTGGCCTCGCCGATCTACAAGCATCATTTCGATCTGCGCACCGGCGAATGCCTGGAGGTGCCCGAGCATTCCGTCAGCGCGTACCGGGTGCGCGTCGAGAGTGGCAAGGTGTGGGTCGCGGCATGAGGCACGAAGTCGATGCGCTGATCTCGGCAGGCGCCTCGTTGGCCGCGCCTGGCCGCCCGCGCCTCGTGGTGGTCGGCAACGGCATGGCCGGCATGCGCACTGTCGAGGAACTGCTCAAGCTCGCGCCGGACCTGTATGACATCACCGTATTCGGCGCCGAACCATACGGCAACTACAACCGCATCCTGCTCTCGCCGGTGCTTGCGGGCGAGAAGAGTGTCGACGACATCATCCTCAACGCGCGTGACTGGTATCGGGAGAACGGCATCCGGCTGTATGCCGGCGACCCGGTGGTGTCGATCGATCGCCGGCGCCGCATCGTGCGCTCGCAAGGCGGCATCGAGGTGGGCTACGACCGGCTCCTTATTGCGACCGGCTCGAAGCCTTTCCTGGTTCCGGTGCCGGGTCACCAACTGCCGGGTGTGATCGCGTTTCGTGACATCCAGGATGTCGAAACGATGCTCGCCGCCGCACGCAGCCACCGTTACGCAGTGGTGATCGGCGGTGGCCTGCTCGGACTGGAGGCGGCGAACGGGTTGATGCGCCAGGGCATGTCGGTGACGGTCGTGCATGTGATGGACAGCCTGATGGAGCGCCAGCTCGACAGGAGCGCGTCGGTCCTGCTGCAGCAGGCGCTGGAGAAGAAGGGCCTGCGTTTCCTGCTGAAGGCCACTACCGCTGAAATCGTCGGACCGGATCGCGTCACCGCGGTGCGTTTCGATGATGGCTCGGAGATTCCCGCGGACCTGGTTGTGATGACGGCCGGCGTGCGCCCGAATATCGAACTCGCGAAACAGGCCGGCCTGCACTGCGAACGTGCAATCGTCGTCGACGATACGCTGCAGACCTACGATCCGCGTGTCTACGCCGTCGGCGAGTGCGTGCAGCACCGCACGGCAACCTTCGGCCTCGTCGCGCCGATCTGGGACCAGGCGCGCGTGTGCGGCGCGCATCTCGCCGGCGCGGGCCATCGCCGTTATGTGCAGCGCGCGACCGCGACCAAGCTGAAAGTCACCGGCGTCGACCTGTATTCCGCCGGCGACTTCATCGGCGGCCCGGACAGTGAAGACCTGGTGCTGCGCGATCCGCGGCGCGGCGTCTACAAGCGCCTCGTGATCGAGGATAACCGGGTGGTCGGCGCGGTCCTCTATGGCGACGTCAAGGAGGGCGCGTGGTATTTCGAACTGATCCAGAACCGCATCGACATCTCTTCGCTGCGCAGCCAGCTGCTGTTCGGCAAAGCCCTCTGCGAGATGCAGCCCGCCTGAACGAGAGGCCGCTTGAAGCGGAATCCAACGTGAGTTTCCCCATCGCTATTTCCAGCGCGCCTGACGGCAGCCGTGACGCTGTCAGGACCACCTGTCCATACTGCGGCGTCGGTTGCGGCGTGCGCGCGAGCGCGCGCCCGGATGGCCGGCATGAAATCGCCGGTGACGAACTGCACCCGGCGAACTTCGGCCGCTTGTGCGTGAAAGGCTCGGCGCTCGGCGAAACGATCGGACTCGACGGACGGCTTCTCTATCCGAAGCTGCGCGAACCCGCGAGCGGTGCATTGCGAGATGTGTCATGGAGTGATGCGCTCGACACTGTTGCCGGTGGCTTTCGCCGGATCATCGATCAGCACGGACCGGATGCCGTCGCGCTTTACGTATCGGGACAGTTGCTGACCGAGGACTACTACGTCGCCAACAAACTGATGAAGGGCTATGTCGGCAGCGCGAATATCGACACCAATTCGCGTCTGTGCATGTCGTCGTCCGTCGCAGGACATAAGCGGGCCTTTGGCGAAGATCTCGTGCCGGTGTGCTACGAGGATCTCGAACTGGCGGATCTGGTCGTGCTGGTCGGTTCGAATACGGCGTGGTGCCATCCGATCCTGTTCCAGCGCATCGTCAAGATCAAGGAAGCGCGGCCCGATATGAAGGTGGTCGTGATCGATCCGCGCTACACCGCGACTTGCGAAATGGCCGACTTGCATCTGCCGCTGAGCGCGGGCACCGACGTCCGGCTGTTCAACGGCTTGCTCAGCTTTCTCGCGGAACATGGCGCGACGGACGAGCAGTTCGTCGGTGCGCATACGACTGGCTTTCCGGAGGCGCTAGGCGCCGCTTCAGCCGGCGCGCCAGGCGGGTTCGATCTCGCGCAATGCGCCAGGGCCTGCAAGGTCGATCCGCACGATCTCCTCGAGTTCTATCGCCTGTTCGCGCGCACCGAGCGCGTGGTGACGGTGTACTCGCAGGGCGTGAACCAGTCGACCTCCGGCACGGACAAGGTCAACAGCATCATCAATTGCCATCTGCTGACCGGCCGGATCGGCAAACCGGGGATGGGGCCGTTCTCGTTCACCGGCCAGCCGAATGCGATGGGTGGGCGCGAGGTCGGCGGTCTCGCGAACACGCTAGCTGCGCATCTCGAACTCGACCAGCCGGAGCATCGCGAACTGGTGCAGCAATTCTGGGGCGCGCCTGTCATTGCGTCGCGGCCGGGGCTCAAGGCCGTCGAGTTGTTCGAGGCAATCGAGCAAGGCCGCATCAAGGCGGTCTGGATCATGGGCACGAACCCGGTGGTGAGCCTGCCCGACGGCGATCAGGCGAAGCGCGCGCTCACGCGCTGCGAACTCGTCGTCTGCTCCGACATCGTGGAGCACACGGATACCAATGCGTTTGCCCACGTCCTGCTGCCGGCGCTCGGCTGGGGAGAAAAGGACGGCACCGTCACCAATTCCGAGCGCAGGATTTCGCGGCAGCGCGCGTTCCTGCCGGCGCCCGGCGAAGCACGCGCTGACTGGCGGATCATCTGCGACGTTGCGCAACGAATGGGCTATGCGGGCTTCGAGTTCGCCAGCCAGCAGGAGATTTTCGATGAGCACGCGC
The genomic region above belongs to Paraburkholderia sp. HP33-1 and contains:
- the nirB gene encoding nitrite reductase large subunit NirB, translating into MDETPVTNVVVIGHGMVGHKLLECLVDDSRAALHITVLCEEPRPAYDRVHLSEFFSGKSADDLSLVKPGFFERENVLLRLDTKAVSIDREAHTVSLSTGETLSYDKLVLATGSSPFVPPMAGSDRQDCFVYRTIEDLEAMQACGARAKSGVVVGGGLLGLECAKALHDMGLAAHVVEFAPRLMAVQVDEGGGQMLRGKIEELGVQVHTGKHTLAIVDGESGTHRMQFADGTHLDTDMIVFSAGIRPRDEIARACGLELGPRGGIAIDASCRTSDPDIYAIGECAAWNGMVYGLVAPGYDMARVAAKHLLGDDAGFAGADMSTKLKLMGVDVASIGDAHGRTPGSRSYQFSDERKQVYKKLVVSECGKQLLGAVMVGDATEYGTLLQMMLNSIELPEAPEFLILPQSDGNARPGLGVDALPEAAQICSCNNVSKGEICAAVCAGATDIGALKCATTAGTSCGGCVPLVTQVMKAEMKKQGLAVNNHLCEHFPYSRQELYHIVRVERVKTFGELLAKHGHGLGCDICKPAVAGILASCWNEFVLKKEHASLQDSNDYYLANIQRDGTYSVVPRMPGGEVTPEGLIAVGQVAKKYGLYTKITGGQRVDLFGARVDQLPLIWEELIAAGFESGHAYGKSLRTVKSCVGSTWCRYGVGDSVGLAVAMENRYKGLRSPHKLKFGVSGCTRECAEAQGKDVGIIATEKGWNLYVCGNGGMKPRHAELLASDLDRETLVRYIDRFLMFYVRTADRLQRTSVWRDNLEGGLDYLIDVVVHDKLGLAVELEAEMQHVIDTYECEWKRAVTDPETRKRFRHFVNSDKLDENVSFVEERGQIRPATPQERQARQIPIPVVVETA
- the nirD gene encoding nitrite reductase small subunit NirD codes for the protein MSNDQTSQSWMPVCALDDIVPNTGVCALVNGEQVAVFHVAHGDGGVFAIDNFDPGSHAAVLSRGLIGSLGERIVVASPIYKHHFDLRTGECLEVPEHSVSAYRVRVESGKVWVAA
- a CDS encoding NAD(P)/FAD-dependent oxidoreductase, with protein sequence MRHEVDALISAGASLAAPGRPRLVVVGNGMAGMRTVEELLKLAPDLYDITVFGAEPYGNYNRILLSPVLAGEKSVDDIILNARDWYRENGIRLYAGDPVVSIDRRRRIVRSQGGIEVGYDRLLIATGSKPFLVPVPGHQLPGVIAFRDIQDVETMLAAARSHRYAVVIGGGLLGLEAANGLMRQGMSVTVVHVMDSLMERQLDRSASVLLQQALEKKGLRFLLKATTAEIVGPDRVTAVRFDDGSEIPADLVVMTAGVRPNIELAKQAGLHCERAIVVDDTLQTYDPRVYAVGECVQHRTATFGLVAPIWDQARVCGAHLAGAGHRRYVQRATATKLKVTGVDLYSAGDFIGGPDSEDLVLRDPRRGVYKRLVIEDNRVVGAVLYGDVKEGAWYFELIQNRIDISSLRSQLLFGKALCEMQPA